AGAACCATGGGATTCAAAGAAGGTGACTTCCCGCCGGTGAACCCGCCGGAATTCCTGAAAGAACCACTGCGAGACCGAGTCCGCACTCTCGCCACCCACTGGGCGGAGTACGGCTTCGGCACTCCGAAGATGGTGCACACGATCTACCTGCTCAAGGTGGGCATCCTGTACATCGTCGTCGGCTGGTGCCTCGCCGCACTGACCTCGCACCTCAACCCGGTGCACATCGGCGAGATCTGGAACCAGCCGATCATGTACCAGAAGCTGGTCCTCTGGACGGTCCTCCTCGAGACGCTCGGCCTCGCAGGCTCGTGGGGGCCGCTGGCCGGCAAGTTCTCCCCGATGACCGGCGGCGTGCTCTTCTGCGGCCGCGGCCGGCGATCAACCCCTACGCCACCGGCGTGGACGGCGTGTACATCTGCTCGCAGTCCGCTCCGCCGGGTGCGGGAGTGCACGGTCTGTGCGGCTTCCACGCGGCGAACTCGGCGCTGCGCAAGGCCGGCGTCGAGCTCCGATGACGACGGCGACGGGGCCGGTGGACGCCCAGGTGCGGGCGGCCATCGGCATCGTCGCCACTCGTTTCCGGGCGATGGAGCAGCAGATCATCGACGGGATGACCGCCGGCATGCTGGAGATCGACCATCTGGACGGCGATCCCGTCCTGGTCGATCTGCTCCGCGCCAGCGTCGAAGGCAACATCACCACCATCAACCACGTCCTCGCCAACGACATCCCCATCGCTCATCTGCAACCCACCACCGCCGCGGTCGAGTACGCGCTGCGGCTGGCGCAGCGTCAGGTGCCGTCGAATTCGCTGATGCGCGCCTACCGGATCGGCGAGTACGAGTACAACCGCCTGGGCCTGGAATTCCTGAAGGAGCTCCAGCTCTCCGAGGAGGTCGTGATCCGCGCCGCGAGCGAGCTCGCCAGGATCGTGTTCGAGTACATCGACTGGATCAGCCAGTACGTCTTTCAGGCGTACGAGGGCGAACGGCGCCGCTGGATCGGCGCCGAGGGCAACGTCCTGTCGTCCACGGTGAACCAGCTGCTCGACGGCGACGACGAGCCCGGTTCGTACGAGATCGAGTCGTTCGAGACGGAGACCGGGTACCGGCTCGACCGGACCCATCTCGCGCTGATCCTGTGGTCGTCGGATCCCGGCGTGCTGCTCACCGAGATCGACCGCGCCGCCCGCTCGCTGGTGGTCGCCCTGCACTCCGGCGCCGCGCCCATCATCACCGCGGTGGACCGCAGCACGGTGTGGGCGTGGGTCCCCTTCGGCAAGCGGGTGCCGTCGGTGGACTCGGCGACCGTCGCCGGGCAGGTCCGGCTACCGGCCGGATTGCGGTTGGCCCTCGGACTGTCGGGTGCCGGGGTGGCCGGCTTCCGCCGCTCGCATCAGCAGGCCCGCGCCGCGTACGACGTCGCCACCGTGGTGCCGCGCACCGAGCCGGTGGTGGTCGGCTACGGCGACCGCGGCATCGCGGTGGTGTCGGTGATGGCCCGCGACCTGCCGTCGACGCGCGCGTGGATCCGGGACATGCTCGGCCCCTTGGCCGCGGACACTCCCGGTGCCGAGGTGCTGCGCGCGACGCTGTCGGTGTTCCTCGCATGCGGCGAGAGCCACGTCCGTACCGCGGAGCGGATGACCCTGCACCGCAACACCGTCAAGTACCGGATCGGCAAGGCGATGGAAGCGCTGCCCCGGCCCGGTGACCGGATGGACCTGGCGCTGGCGCTGACGGTCTGCGATCACCTCGGGTCGGAGGTCTTGACACCGTGACCGGTTACCGCACGGTACATTCGGCGTGCGAACTCTCCCATTCTAAGGATTTTCTCATGACGGTGACCAGGATCGGACTGACCCGGCGGATCGGCGGCGCGGTGCTCGCCGGCGGCGCGGTGCTCGCGCTCGCGGGCTGCTCCAGCGACGGCGGATCGTCGTCGGACAAGGCCGCGTCGAGCACGACGGCATCGAGCACGACCGCCCGCAAGGACCTCCCGGTCCAGCAGCTGGTGCTCCCGGCCGACCAGTTCCCGGCCGGATTCCAGGTGCAGGAGATCCCCGAGTCGCAGCTGCAGCAGATGACCGACCAGATCCTGGCGAGCACCAAGGGCGCCAAGGTGAGCCCGGCGTCGTGCGCGCAGCTGAACCTGGTGCCGGACCACTTCGATGTCAGCAAGGTGGGTCTCGCGGTGGCCACCAAGGGCACCGAGACCCTCGGCACGTCCGTCGTCGCCGG
The nucleotide sequence above comes from Gordonia sp. PP30. Encoded proteins:
- a CDS encoding helix-turn-helix domain-containing protein — protein: MTTATGPVDAQVRAAIGIVATRFRAMEQQIIDGMTAGMLEIDHLDGDPVLVDLLRASVEGNITTINHVLANDIPIAHLQPTTAAVEYALRLAQRQVPSNSLMRAYRIGEYEYNRLGLEFLKELQLSEEVVIRAASELARIVFEYIDWISQYVFQAYEGERRRWIGAEGNVLSSTVNQLLDGDDEPGSYEIESFETETGYRLDRTHLALILWSSDPGVLLTEIDRAARSLVVALHSGAAPIITAVDRSTVWAWVPFGKRVPSVDSATVAGQVRLPAGLRLALGLSGAGVAGFRRSHQQARAAYDVATVVPRTEPVVVGYGDRGIAVVSVMARDLPSTRAWIRDMLGPLAADTPGAEVLRATLSVFLACGESHVRTAERMTLHRNTVKYRIGKAMEALPRPGDRMDLALALTVCDHLGSEVLTP